In Salisediminibacterium beveridgei, one DNA window encodes the following:
- the mgtE gene encoding magnesium transporter, with product MNRLNEEERQQYFDQIFKTLKYKKKEEFLELFLELHPTDQMELFLDLYDDKRPMFYEYLAAEEFAEIFQGLELDAQHDVILELDKTYAAQMFNYMQSDDVADFIGELEDQDAKNILKAMDKEEADEVLELLSYPDESAGSLMTKEFVSIYAHQEVQQVMADLREKGIDAETIYYLYVVDDKGKLVGVVSLRNLITVPLDEVVENIMSTRIVSVEAHTDQEEVAKLISDYDLLAAPVVTSTNELIGIITVDDVIDVLEEEATEDFGEIAAAKGATDVNMTSFAAAKKRSPWIIMLMFFGLITAGVIGQFEETLEEIVLLAVFIPLIMDSAGNTGTQSLAVMVRSLATGSFEKKGLWNTIRREFGTGIMLGLICAITLMIIVPFIYGSYMLAFVVGLSLFLTLSIATIVGAVVPVIITKLKLDPAIASGPFITTVNDVLGLMIYFTIATTLIAYL from the coding sequence ATGAACAGACTCAATGAAGAAGAGCGCCAGCAGTATTTCGATCAGATTTTCAAAACATTAAAGTACAAGAAGAAGGAAGAATTTCTCGAATTGTTCCTCGAGCTGCATCCGACGGATCAGATGGAACTGTTCCTGGATTTATATGACGACAAACGCCCGATGTTCTATGAATATTTGGCCGCCGAAGAATTTGCGGAAATCTTCCAGGGGCTCGAACTCGATGCCCAGCACGATGTGATCCTCGAACTCGATAAAACCTACGCCGCACAGATGTTTAACTACATGCAGTCCGACGATGTGGCAGACTTCATCGGGGAACTCGAAGATCAGGATGCCAAGAACATCCTGAAAGCCATGGACAAAGAAGAAGCAGACGAAGTCCTTGAACTTCTCTCCTATCCGGACGAATCTGCCGGTTCCTTAATGACGAAAGAATTCGTTTCAATCTATGCCCATCAGGAAGTTCAGCAAGTCATGGCCGATCTTCGTGAAAAAGGGATCGACGCCGAGACGATTTACTACCTGTATGTCGTCGACGATAAAGGCAAACTGGTGGGTGTTGTTTCCTTAAGAAATCTCATTACCGTACCGCTCGACGAAGTGGTGGAGAACATCATGAGTACACGCATCGTCTCCGTCGAGGCGCACACCGACCAGGAAGAAGTCGCAAAACTGATCTCAGACTACGACCTCCTGGCAGCGCCGGTCGTCACGAGCACGAACGAACTGATCGGGATCATCACCGTCGATGACGTCATCGACGTGCTCGAAGAAGAAGCGACGGAGGACTTCGGTGAAATCGCCGCAGCCAAAGGCGCAACGGACGTCAACATGACCTCGTTTGCCGCTGCAAAGAAGCGGTCACCATGGATCATTATGCTGATGTTCTTCGGGCTGATCACAGCCGGTGTCATCGGTCAGTTTGAAGAGACCCTCGAGGAGATCGTTCTGCTTGCCGTCTTTATTCCTTTGATCATGGACTCCGCGGGTAACACCGGTACACAGTCTCTTGCTGTCATGGTTCGTTCTCTCGCTACCGGCTCTTTCGAAAAGAAAGGTCTTTGGAACACCATCCGGCGTGAATTCGGAACCGGAATTATGCTCGGCCTGATTTGTGCCATCACACTGATGATTATCGTGCCGTTTATTTACGGCAGCTATATGCTTGCCTTCGTTGTTGGTTTATCACTGTTTTTGACACTCAGCATTGCGACGATTGTCGGTGCAGTCGTGCCGGTCATTATCACGAAGCTGAAGCTCGACCCGGCGATTGCTTCCGGACCATTCATTACAACCGTCAACGACGTGCTCGGTCTGATGATTTACTTCACGATCGCAACAACTCTGATTGCATATTTGTAA
- a CDS encoding phosphatase PAP2 family protein, protein MQIEHWMISRNVWAWTTLSFFLISMLSIIGLFDWMDLAVMNWVYHDAPGMLTGAMEWITLLGSVEIIAGLSLMVMSGLLVKKRIRETILFAVVSGGGLVLNYLLKLLFQRERPGELNMIDAFGIEFALPSYSYPSGHTMRAAILILIVTYLLIRLYGEGFSERVVMTVGVTLLFLVAVSRVLTGAHFPIDAVGAVLASVAWVTFCLWLYDLRFADD, encoded by the coding sequence ATGCAAATCGAGCATTGGATGATCAGCCGCAACGTATGGGCCTGGACGACACTCTCGTTTTTTCTCATCTCCATGCTGTCCATCATCGGACTGTTTGACTGGATGGACCTGGCGGTGATGAATTGGGTCTATCACGACGCACCTGGAATGCTGACAGGTGCGATGGAGTGGATTACGCTGCTCGGGTCCGTGGAAATCATCGCCGGACTTTCATTGATGGTAATGAGCGGACTGCTGGTGAAAAAGCGTATCCGGGAAACGATCCTTTTTGCCGTTGTTTCCGGAGGCGGACTGGTCCTGAACTATCTGTTGAAGCTTCTCTTTCAGCGCGAGCGGCCCGGTGAATTGAACATGATTGATGCATTCGGGATTGAATTCGCGCTGCCATCTTACAGTTATCCAAGCGGACATACGATGCGAGCAGCGATCCTGATCCTCATCGTCACATATCTCCTGATCCGTCTCTATGGCGAAGGCTTCTCAGAACGTGTGGTCATGACGGTTGGCGTGACGTTACTCTTCCTCGTGGCTGTAAGCCGGGTGCTGACTGGTGCACATTTTCCCATCGACGCCGTCGGTGCGGTGCTCGCCTCCGTCGCCTGGGTCACATTTTGCTTATGGCTCTATGACCTAAGGTTCGCCGACGATTGA
- a CDS encoding glycoside hydrolase family 16 protein, with protein sequence MKRYVMFPLILGAAVMVGACGNEEESAELEGWDLVWSDEFEGDELDDSKWRMDTGNGFYDGDEYVPGWGNEELQYYDEDNVTVSDGQLTLTAQEESASDDYGSYDYTSGKILTEGLFSQTYGRFEASIQLPEGQGYWPAFWMMPETDEYGGWAASGEIDIMENRGSETDAVGAAIHFGGVYPENTYWSDEYQFPEGESTTEFNTYAIEWEPEEIRWYVNDELYAETSQWYTENGEFPAPFDQDFHLILNLAVGGWYGGDPDETTEFPGEMNVDYVRVYEQD encoded by the coding sequence ATGAAACGATATGTGATGTTCCCGCTTATCCTCGGCGCGGCAGTGATGGTTGGCGCCTGCGGGAATGAAGAGGAAAGTGCAGAGCTTGAAGGCTGGGACCTGGTCTGGTCCGACGAATTTGAAGGAGATGAACTGGATGATTCCAAATGGCGCATGGACACAGGCAACGGTTTTTATGACGGCGACGAGTATGTCCCGGGCTGGGGAAACGAAGAGCTGCAGTATTATGACGAGGACAACGTGACGGTTTCAGACGGCCAGCTGACATTAACGGCACAAGAGGAATCCGCATCGGATGACTACGGCAGTTACGACTATACGTCAGGCAAAATCCTGACGGAGGGTCTTTTCAGTCAGACATACGGCCGCTTCGAGGCCAGCATTCAGCTTCCGGAAGGTCAGGGCTACTGGCCGGCGTTCTGGATGATGCCCGAAACCGATGAATACGGCGGCTGGGCCGCCTCCGGTGAGATCGACATCATGGAAAACCGCGGATCGGAGACGGATGCCGTCGGCGCAGCGATTCATTTTGGCGGTGTCTACCCCGAGAACACATACTGGTCAGATGAGTATCAGTTCCCTGAAGGGGAATCCACCACCGAGTTCAATACGTACGCGATCGAATGGGAGCCTGAAGAAATCCGCTGGTACGTCAACGACGAACTCTATGCCGAAACGTCGCAGTGGTATACGGAGAACGGTGAATTCCCCGCCCCCTTCGATCAGGACTTTCACCTGATTTTGAACCTGGCGGTTGGCGGCTGGTACGGCGGTGATCCCGACGAGACCACGGAATTCCCTGGTGAAATGAACGTCGACTACGTCCGGGTCTATGAACAGGATTAA
- a CDS encoding glycine betaine ABC transporter substrate-binding protein — MNTWKKGLGAFSALTMAAALTACGNNGETGNEDAANAHNDADNNNNTNNAEASGNGEEITISQISWAENIAVTNMWKYVLEEQGYDIDLVLLDMGSSMAALDNGELDVNLEVWLPVQDANYIDQYGDTVNFSEATWFDNAKVGLVVPEYMEEVNSIEDLNEHADLFDGQITGIEAGAGTMEVTEDLIEEYDLDLELLPSSEPAMLSEIGNAIAAEEGIVSPLWTPHWVFSEYDLKFLEDPLNIYGDVEKIHHATRAGFEEDFPEVQEWFNNWKMTDEEIGELIDYVESAEEPFDGAVEWTDENRDLIDEWVQ, encoded by the coding sequence ATGAACACATGGAAAAAAGGACTAGGGGCATTTTCCGCACTGACGATGGCTGCCGCACTCACGGCTTGCGGGAACAATGGGGAAACTGGCAATGAAGACGCAGCAAATGCTCACAATGACGCAGACAATAACAATAACACGAACAACGCCGAAGCATCGGGTAACGGTGAAGAAATCACCATTTCCCAGATCAGCTGGGCAGAGAACATTGCCGTCACGAACATGTGGAAATACGTTCTCGAAGAACAGGGCTATGACATTGATCTTGTCCTCCTCGACATGGGCTCCTCCATGGCTGCACTCGACAACGGTGAACTGGACGTGAATCTCGAAGTGTGGCTGCCGGTTCAGGATGCCAACTACATTGATCAGTATGGGGATACGGTCAATTTCTCTGAGGCAACCTGGTTTGACAATGCCAAGGTCGGCCTTGTCGTACCGGAATATATGGAAGAAGTGAACAGCATTGAGGATTTGAACGAGCACGCGGACCTGTTCGACGGACAGATTACCGGAATTGAAGCCGGTGCAGGAACGATGGAAGTCACGGAAGACTTAATCGAAGAGTATGATCTTGATCTTGAACTCTTACCAAGCTCGGAGCCTGCAATGCTGTCTGAAATCGGCAATGCCATTGCTGCAGAAGAAGGCATCGTTTCACCGCTTTGGACACCGCACTGGGTCTTCTCCGAGTATGACCTGAAGTTCCTTGAGGATCCATTGAACATCTACGGTGATGTGGAAAAGATTCACCATGCAACCCGTGCTGGTTTTGAAGAGGACTTCCCGGAAGTCCAGGAGTGGTTTAACAACTGGAAGATGACAGACGAAGAAATCGGTGAACTCATCGACTACGTAGAAAGCGCTGAAGAGCCATTTGACGGCGCCGTTGAATGGACAGATGAAAACCGCGACCTGATCGACGAGTGGGTACAGTAA
- a CDS encoding GntR family transcriptional regulator, which translates to MIDKESPIPMYYQLQEMLRKLIESGDLKPGDPIPSERELSEQHDISRMTIRQALTNLVNEGLLTRSKGRGTFVAEEKIEQPLMKLTGFSEDMRLRGIEPGSRLIQFDTVKAGDNVAKYLEIDPGTKVYQISRLRLGDGAPMAYETSFLRMDGLLLKETDLQGSLYALIEATLNKKIARARQTIEPSFATEDEAELLTVETGSPVLLLERITRFDDGTVFEYVKSAYRGDRYKFIADMQR; encoded by the coding sequence ATGATCGACAAGGAGTCTCCGATACCAATGTATTACCAGCTGCAGGAGATGTTACGAAAGCTGATCGAGTCCGGCGACCTGAAACCAGGTGACCCGATCCCTTCTGAACGGGAATTGTCCGAACAGCATGACATCAGCCGGATGACGATTCGTCAGGCCCTGACGAATCTGGTCAACGAAGGGCTGCTGACCCGCTCCAAAGGACGGGGCACCTTCGTGGCGGAAGAGAAGATTGAACAACCTTTGATGAAACTGACAGGTTTTTCCGAGGATATGCGCCTTCGGGGCATTGAACCGGGCTCACGCCTGATTCAGTTTGATACAGTCAAGGCTGGTGACAACGTTGCCAAGTATCTGGAGATAGACCCGGGAACAAAGGTGTATCAGATCAGCCGGCTCAGGCTCGGGGACGGTGCGCCCATGGCGTACGAAACCTCGTTTCTCCGAATGGACGGTCTCCTCCTCAAGGAAACCGATCTGCAAGGCTCCTTGTATGCCTTGATCGAAGCCACACTGAATAAAAAAATCGCCCGTGCCAGGCAGACGATTGAACCGTCTTTTGCCACGGAAGATGAAGCGGAGCTGTTGACCGTGGAGACCGGTTCACCGGTTCTGTTACTTGAACGGATCACCCGCTTTGACGACGGCACGGTTTTTGAGTATGTCAAATCGGCCTATCGCGGGGACCGCTATAAGTTCATCGCGGACATGCAGCGCTGA
- the betB gene encoding betaine-aldehyde dehydrogenase: MNIKQLQYINGEWVKAASGETRDIINPFNQEVIATVPEGNETDAKAAIAAAREAFDHGDWSTTPATERGAIVRRITELIERDHEELAVLESLDTGKTIIESRGDMDDIAGVFRYYAEIADKEGGELIASPVPDSVSKVVHEPVGVCGQITPWNYPLLQASWKLAPALITGNTLIMKPSEITPLTTIKIFELMEEAGVPKGVANLVLGAGHTAGAELSASLDVDLISFTGGIVTGKKIMQAASVNVKKLALELGGKNPNIIFADADFDTAVDQALNGVFFHAGQICSAGTRLIVEDKIHDDFVNALVERMKQFKLGDGFDNDTQMGPLISAEHLAKVEAYVNAGVEEGATLAIGGSRPTEAGLQDGFFYLPTLFTDCTSEMNVVQDEAFGPVITVERFQTEEEAVAISNDSIYGLAGGVWTNDIVKAERCAKKMRMGTVWINDFNLYFPHAPWGGFKQSGIGRELGKLGIEEYSESKHIFQNLNPQPMNWF, translated from the coding sequence ATGAACATAAAACAACTGCAGTACATTAACGGGGAATGGGTCAAGGCAGCATCCGGCGAGACCCGGGACATCATCAACCCGTTTAATCAGGAAGTCATCGCGACGGTACCGGAAGGCAATGAAACCGACGCGAAAGCGGCCATCGCCGCAGCACGGGAAGCCTTCGATCACGGAGACTGGTCCACGACACCGGCAACCGAACGAGGTGCGATTGTGCGGCGGATTACAGAACTCATCGAGCGGGATCATGAAGAACTGGCCGTGCTGGAGTCCCTTGATACCGGGAAGACCATCATTGAAAGCCGCGGGGACATGGATGACATCGCAGGAGTCTTCCGGTATTACGCGGAAATCGCCGATAAGGAAGGCGGAGAGCTGATTGCGTCTCCTGTACCGGATTCGGTGAGTAAAGTTGTTCACGAACCGGTCGGCGTATGCGGACAGATTACGCCGTGGAACTACCCGCTTTTGCAGGCATCCTGGAAACTCGCTCCGGCACTGATTACCGGAAACACCCTCATCATGAAGCCGAGTGAAATTACACCGCTGACGACCATTAAGATTTTTGAGTTAATGGAAGAAGCCGGTGTTCCAAAAGGTGTTGCGAACCTGGTACTGGGTGCAGGACACACGGCAGGCGCAGAACTGTCCGCAAGCCTCGACGTCGATTTGATTTCCTTTACCGGCGGGATCGTGACCGGGAAGAAGATCATGCAGGCGGCAAGCGTTAATGTAAAAAAACTCGCACTTGAGCTCGGGGGAAAGAACCCGAACATCATCTTCGCTGACGCAGACTTCGATACCGCAGTGGACCAGGCGTTAAACGGCGTCTTTTTCCACGCCGGGCAGATCTGTTCCGCGGGCACCCGTCTGATCGTCGAAGACAAGATTCACGACGACTTCGTGAACGCCCTTGTTGAACGGATGAAGCAGTTCAAACTCGGTGACGGGTTCGACAACGATACACAGATGGGGCCACTGATTTCTGCCGAACATCTGGCAAAAGTGGAGGCCTACGTCAATGCCGGTGTGGAAGAAGGGGCAACGCTCGCCATTGGCGGCAGCCGCCCAACCGAAGCAGGTCTGCAAGATGGGTTCTTCTACCTGCCAACCCTGTTTACCGATTGCACATCCGAGATGAACGTCGTCCAGGACGAAGCGTTTGGACCGGTCATCACCGTTGAGCGCTTCCAAACGGAAGAAGAAGCAGTAGCGATTTCGAACGACTCCATCTACGGCCTTGCCGGCGGCGTCTGGACAAACGACATCGTTAAAGCGGAGCGCTGCGCGAAGAAGATGCGCATGGGCACCGTCTGGATCAACGACTTCAACCTGTATTTCCCGCACGCGCCGTGGGGCGGCTTCAAGCAGTCCGGCATCGGCCGTGAACTCGGAAAACTGGGAATCGAAGAATACAGCGAATCCAAACACATTTTCCAAAACCTCAACCCGCAGCCAATGAACTGGTTCTAA
- a CDS encoding sigma-54 interaction domain-containing protein: MQENGNHLNILTTVLEHAYEGIVVVDQQGVITHFNQAYSRLKGISQQQAIGQNVTDVIENTRLHHVLKTGVPERGRLQTISGQDMIVHRIPVWEGETVTSAIGILVFDGVSDLYEILEQIESKEHTSTASAPSVNRGKQPTERTNFDTIIGRSEAIMNTKRIARKAAKTLATVQITGESGTGKELFAQAIHDQSPYADGEFISINCAAIPEHLLEAELFGYEEGAFTGAKKGGKPGLFEAADYGTLFLDEIGDMPLSMQSKILRVLQEKEATRVGGLTPYQTHVRIISATNKNLISMIEEERFREDLYYRLNIIPIHIPPLRARKEDIPLLLATFLENVCRKYEIEEKHFLAESISILTHYPWPGNIREMMNMIEQLVSLVDEECITPDKLPAKILTENSTVLESRSSAFSFLEKIQQKKQDHEKELLITALKDANGNKAEAARQIGIHRSTLYEKLKKFDIL, translated from the coding sequence ATGCAGGAAAACGGTAATCACCTCAACATTCTGACCACCGTACTTGAACACGCCTATGAAGGGATCGTTGTCGTGGATCAACAGGGCGTAATCACTCATTTCAATCAGGCCTACAGCCGTTTGAAGGGGATTTCACAACAACAAGCGATTGGCCAGAACGTCACGGATGTAATCGAAAATACGAGGCTCCACCACGTGTTGAAAACGGGTGTCCCTGAGCGCGGAAGACTCCAGACCATTTCCGGCCAGGACATGATCGTACACCGCATCCCCGTCTGGGAAGGAGAAACGGTAACTTCTGCCATCGGAATTCTCGTCTTCGATGGGGTATCTGATTTGTATGAAATTCTTGAGCAGATCGAAAGTAAAGAACACACATCGACTGCATCCGCACCATCGGTGAACCGGGGAAAACAACCCACAGAGCGTACGAATTTCGATACAATCATCGGACGCAGTGAAGCGATCATGAATACGAAACGGATCGCAAGAAAAGCAGCAAAAACCCTTGCCACCGTTCAAATTACGGGTGAAAGTGGGACCGGAAAAGAATTGTTTGCTCAAGCGATCCATGATCAGAGCCCCTATGCAGATGGTGAATTTATCAGCATCAATTGCGCAGCCATTCCGGAACATCTTCTCGAAGCCGAACTGTTTGGCTATGAGGAGGGAGCTTTCACAGGCGCAAAAAAAGGAGGGAAACCGGGTCTCTTTGAAGCTGCTGATTACGGAACACTTTTTCTCGATGAGATTGGTGATATGCCCTTATCCATGCAATCGAAAATCCTGAGGGTGCTCCAGGAAAAAGAAGCGACCAGAGTTGGTGGCCTCACACCTTATCAAACCCATGTACGAATCATTTCCGCTACGAATAAAAATCTCATCAGCATGATTGAGGAGGAACGCTTCCGAGAAGATCTGTATTACCGGTTAAATATTATTCCCATTCATATTCCACCGCTCCGGGCAAGAAAAGAAGACATCCCTCTCTTGTTAGCTACCTTTCTCGAGAACGTATGCCGGAAATACGAAATCGAAGAGAAACACTTTCTTGCAGAAAGCATTTCCATTTTGACGCATTACCCCTGGCCAGGCAATATCCGGGAGATGATGAATATGATCGAACAACTTGTCAGCCTTGTCGATGAAGAATGTATAACACCCGACAAACTGCCCGCAAAAATCCTGACTGAAAACAGCACAGTACTCGAAAGCCGTTCTTCTGCCTTTTCCTTTTTGGAGAAGATCCAGCAAAAGAAGCAGGATCACGAAAAAGAACTGCTGATCACTGCCTTGAAAGATGCCAACGGCAACAAAGCAGAAGCCGCCAGGCAAATAGGCATCCACCGCTCCACACTCTACGAAAAATTGAAGAAATTCGACATTTTGTAA
- a CDS encoding SIS domain-containing protein, which produces MAFRYVDEALRRIDGLKERQLPQLTNAANQLIRTLRSDGMIHIFGTGHSHLLAEEAFYRAGGLVSVRPIFIEPLMLHESAWGASALERDPDFAKTFMAAQPIESRDTVVVVSTSGRNPVPVDVANMSHAKGASVIAITSVAYTRSLSSRHGSGQFLADVADVVLNNESDVGDAALTHPKLDTPYCPTSTVIGATLLHAVIGEAIDQLADEAFPLPILKSGNVDGADAHNLALIERYLGRNELLK; this is translated from the coding sequence ATGGCTTTTCGGTATGTGGATGAAGCACTTCGAAGGATAGACGGATTAAAGGAACGGCAGCTTCCTCAACTGACAAACGCTGCAAACCAATTGATCAGGACACTGCGCAGTGACGGGATGATCCATATCTTCGGCACCGGTCACTCGCATCTATTGGCAGAAGAGGCCTTTTACCGGGCAGGTGGACTGGTGTCTGTCCGCCCGATTTTCATTGAGCCCCTCATGCTCCATGAAAGTGCCTGGGGCGCTTCGGCGTTGGAACGGGACCCTGATTTTGCCAAAACATTCATGGCAGCACAGCCGATCGAAAGCCGGGACACGGTCGTTGTCGTATCCACGTCCGGACGGAACCCTGTACCGGTGGACGTGGCGAACATGAGTCATGCAAAAGGTGCCAGCGTCATTGCCATCACCTCTGTGGCGTATACCCGCTCCTTGTCATCACGGCATGGATCCGGGCAGTTTCTCGCAGACGTGGCGGACGTTGTTCTCAACAACGAGAGTGATGTCGGGGATGCCGCTCTGACCCATCCAAAACTGGATACACCCTACTGCCCCACGTCCACGGTCATCGGCGCAACGCTCTTACATGCGGTAATCGGGGAAGCGATCGATCAGCTGGCGGATGAAGCATTCCCGCTTCCGATCTTAAAGAGCGGCAACGTCGACGGCGCCGATGCGCATAACCTGGCATTAATCGAGAGGTACCTGGGGCGTAATGAGTTGTTGAAGTAA
- the nagB gene encoding glucosamine-6-phosphate deaminase yields MTIKMQHVKDYGEMSQKAAAFFYEAIHSNPKIHLGMATGGTPSGMYQELIHKLTEHPLPLGAIKTFNLDEYVGLTQDDPNSYYTFMRETLFAPLKLSRNQTYVPDGRTTDHEAECTRYENLLDTHGIDVQLLGVGANGHIGFNEPGTPFHSTTHVVQLNPSTREANARFFDRQEDVPTHAITMGIASILKAKQIVLLASGETKSEAIFQLLNGTMSEEWPITALQHHPDVTVMVDEAAASKIL; encoded by the coding sequence ATGACTATAAAGATGCAACACGTCAAAGACTACGGGGAAATGAGTCAAAAAGCAGCCGCCTTCTTCTATGAAGCGATCCATTCAAATCCAAAGATCCACTTAGGGATGGCAACCGGCGGCACGCCTTCCGGGATGTATCAGGAGCTGATTCACAAGTTGACCGAGCACCCTCTCCCCCTCGGTGCCATCAAGACCTTCAACCTCGATGAATACGTCGGGCTGACCCAGGACGACCCGAACAGCTACTATACGTTTATGAGAGAAACCCTGTTTGCGCCGCTGAAGCTGAGCCGGAACCAGACGTACGTCCCGGACGGAAGGACAACAGATCATGAAGCGGAATGCACCCGGTACGAAAATCTACTGGACACACACGGCATCGATGTCCAGCTCCTGGGCGTCGGGGCTAACGGGCATATCGGCTTCAATGAACCGGGTACACCGTTTCATTCCACAACCCATGTGGTACAGCTGAATCCATCCACCCGGGAAGCCAATGCACGGTTTTTCGATCGGCAAGAAGATGTACCCACCCACGCGATTACGATGGGCATCGCCTCGATTTTGAAGGCGAAACAAATCGTCCTCCTCGCAAGCGGTGAGACGAAGTCCGAAGCGATTTTTCAGCTTTTGAATGGTACAATGTCAGAAGAATGGCCGATTACTGCGCTTCAGCATCATCCGGATGTGACAGTGATGGTGGACGAGGCTGCGGCCAGCAAGATTCTATGA
- a CDS encoding GNAT family N-acetyltransferase: MSLSIRPVNADNWRAIIALEPKPEQAHLIEPNAVSMLESFFDRDLKWQCYGLYEGDVPVGFLMIGARDYIKRYIWLDRFMLDVAYQGDGRGQRFLEHIVAFISENFFVKTIKTSMKAENTHVKHLYKSVGFEATGTIDPEFDEEVWVYNVKKNRKRRR, from the coding sequence ATGTCCCTATCCATTCGTCCGGTCAACGCCGATAACTGGCGGGCAATCATCGCCCTCGAGCCAAAACCAGAACAAGCGCATCTGATTGAACCGAATGCGGTTTCCATGTTGGAATCCTTTTTCGACCGGGACCTGAAGTGGCAATGTTACGGGCTTTACGAAGGGGATGTGCCCGTCGGTTTCTTAATGATCGGGGCGAGGGACTACATAAAGCGCTACATCTGGCTCGACCGGTTTATGCTCGACGTGGCTTACCAGGGTGACGGACGCGGGCAGCGATTTCTCGAGCACATTGTGGCCTTTATTTCAGAGAATTTTTTTGTCAAAACCATCAAGACGAGCATGAAGGCGGAGAACACCCACGTGAAGCACCTCTACAAGTCCGTCGGCTTCGAAGCAACGGGCACCATCGATCCCGAGTTTGATGAAGAGGTGTGGGTGTACAACGTGAAGAAAAATCGGAAGAGACGAAGATGA
- the cudC gene encoding choline uptake/conversion transcriptional regulator CudC yields the protein MTDSSDKHRKKIETAKDKVIGSISETMDLYGVTPAAGNLYATMYFKEQMTLDEMREELQMSKPSMSTSVRKLQEIDMVKKTFTRGSRKHTYIAEKDFFRFFRTFYSEMWDREAKTNMEAVESAQKDLIEVINDEFSSPEIIAESQLYYDQLEESKTYYHWLNDLAKSLRTGEIFDFLPKDK from the coding sequence ATGACCGATTCCTCTGACAAACACCGCAAGAAGATCGAAACAGCTAAAGACAAGGTCATCGGTTCTATATCTGAGACGATGGATCTTTACGGCGTGACACCCGCTGCCGGGAATTTGTACGCGACGATGTACTTTAAAGAGCAGATGACCCTCGACGAAATGCGCGAGGAACTGCAGATGAGTAAGCCGAGCATGAGTACAAGCGTCCGTAAACTCCAGGAAATCGACATGGTGAAAAAAACCTTCACCCGCGGTTCCAGAAAGCATACGTATATCGCCGAGAAAGATTTCTTCCGTTTCTTCCGGACATTTTATTCAGAAATGTGGGACCGGGAAGCCAAAACAAACATGGAAGCTGTGGAATCCGCTCAGAAAGATCTGATCGAGGTCATCAACGATGAGTTCAGCTCACCTGAGATCATTGCTGAGTCACAATTATATTATGACCAGCTCGAGGAATCCAAAACGTATTACCACTGGTTGAATGACCTGGCAAAAAGTCTTCGCACCGGTGAGATTTTCGATTTTTTACCCAAGGATAAGTAG
- a CDS encoding class I SAM-dependent methyltransferase gives MSDQDKWNDKYAKRLHNGKSPAPNPVLTDQIPVVSKGTALDIACGLGANALMLADRGYHVHAFDISDTAVSHLQSKADAQKLPVSARTLDLTSMEGQAAMTAAAPLDLIVITYYLDRDLFSFIGDLITPGGYLFIETYVSMPGMTDTPVKEEYKLHPAELVDTFEDWGIMYFDFDEENGIQTILLRKKTTHN, from the coding sequence ATGAGCGATCAAGACAAGTGGAATGATAAATATGCGAAGCGCCTGCACAACGGGAAATCCCCTGCGCCGAATCCGGTTCTGACAGATCAAATCCCTGTGGTCTCCAAGGGAACCGCCCTGGATATCGCTTGCGGCCTCGGTGCCAACGCCCTGATGCTTGCAGACAGAGGCTATCACGTGCACGCCTTCGATATTTCAGATACAGCGGTGAGCCACCTGCAGTCGAAAGCAGATGCGCAAAAGCTCCCTGTTTCTGCCCGGACACTCGACCTCACTTCGATGGAAGGTCAGGCGGCAATGACAGCAGCGGCGCCGCTGGATCTCATCGTGATTACCTATTATCTGGACAGGGATTTGTTTTCGTTCATCGGGGACCTGATTACGCCTGGCGGTTATCTGTTCATTGAGACGTATGTCTCCATGCCCGGCATGACCGACACCCCGGTGAAGGAAGAATACAAGCTCCACCCCGCTGAACTCGTTGATACCTTCGAGGACTGGGGCATCATGTATTTTGATTTCGATGAAGAGAACGGGATTCAGACGATCCTCCTCCGGAAAAAGACCACGCATAACTAA